The Micromonospora violae DNA segment CCTGATCCGCGCTGCGCTGTTCTGCGCTGCTGTTCTGTGCTGTGCTGCGCCTCGTTGGTCGGCCGGTTGCGCCGGCGGCTATCTGCGCCGGTGGTAGTGGTTGCGGCGGGGGAGCTGGTCCGGGTCGAGCCACGCGGGCGGCGTGAACTCGGGGTGGCCGTCGCGGCCGAGTTGGACGGCCCAGTCGCTGCGATGGATATGTCGGTGGTGGTGGCCGCAGAGCAGGACGGCGTTGTCGAGGCTGGTGGTGCCGCCGTCGGCCCAGTGCCGGATGTGGTGGGCGTCGCACCAGCGGGGTGGTCGGTCGCAGCCCGGGAAGGCGCAGCCGCGGTCGCGGAGGACGAGTGCGCGGCGGAGTGGGCCGGTGATGAGGCGGCGTTGTCGGCCGACGTCGAGTGGTTGGCCGGCGCCGTTGAGGATGGCGGGGAGGATGGCGGCGTCGCAGGCGAGGCGGCGCACGGCCTCGGGGGTGAGCTGAAGCCCAGTGTCGAGGGCGCCGGCGCTCAACTGCCGGGTCAACCCGTCGAAGCTGGTGGTGACGACGAGTTGGGCGGGGTCGCCGCCGTTTTCGGGTAGGTCGCTGGTGCGCAGGGCGAGCCGGCACACGTCGGCCAGGGCGTCGTGGCGGCGTTGTCCGGGGGTGCGCGCGTCGTCGGGCCCGGTCGGTGTGGTGAGGGGGTCGATGGCGGCGCGGAGCGCGGCGGCGGTTTCGGTGTCGAGGATGCCGGTGAGGCGCAGCCGGCCGTCGGTCTGCTCGCTGATCGTGATGTGCCGGTCGCGGGTGGTGCGTGACTCCTGTGCTCTCAGCGCGGCCTCGGTGGCGGCGTCGGCGACCTCGGGGGCGACGTGGTCGAGGATGCGGGTGCCGAGGCGGCGTAGCTGGGTGGCGTCGAACTGTGCCGCCCAGTTGACGAGGACGCCGACGGCCTTGTCGGCGGCCTGCGTGCCGGCGGCGGTGTGGACGGTCTGGACCGTGTCGGCGATGACCCGGACCTGCGCAACGTCGACCGCTCCACCGGCTAACGCGTCCCGCACGGCGGGCGGGGCGGTGTCGAGGGTGGCGGCCAGCTCGACCAGACGGCGGGCGGCGCCGACCGGGAGTCGTAACCGGTCCCGCAGCCACACCGCCGTCGAGGACGCGCCCTGGGCGGTGGCGGTGCCTCGACCATCCAGCTCCCGGACGAGGGCGAGCTTGACCGCGGCCAGGCGTTGCTCGAGCCGGTGCGCGGCATCGAGCGCCGCGACGAGATCACGCTCACCGGCGGCCCAGACGGGCGTGTCGAAGCAGGCCACGACAGCGGCCTCGGCCTGCTCCAACGCATCGATCACAGGCAGAGACTAGAACAGATGTACGACAGCTTCCGGCCCGTTGCAGCATCCCGTCGGGACGGACCGTCGAACCGGAGGTGACGTAGCCTTCCGCCATCATCAAACGGGTGAAGGTCGCCGTTGTCGGCGTCGGCAACAACACGTCGGCACTGGTGCAGGGGCTTGCCCTCTACCGCGACAGCGGCAGCCTGGTCGGCATCCGTCGACCCGTGATCGACGGGCTCGGCGTGGGGGACATCGACATCGTGGCGGCGTTCGCCACCTCCGCGGAGAAGATCGGTCGGGACCTGACCGAGGCGATCTTCCTGCCGCCGAACAACTTCCCCCGGCTGGATTGCGACCTGCCCAGCGCGGGTGTGCCCGTCACGAAGGGCCTCGTCGACGCGAGCGAGGTGCCGCGGGTGGCGGCGGCGCTGGCCGGGGCGGAGGTGCTGCTCTACTCGGCGCCCAGTGGCCGGCCGGAGACCGCCCGGGCGTACGCCGAGGCGGCGCACACGGCGGGCGTCGCGTTCATCAACACCACCGCCGACCCGGTCGCGCGCGATCCACGGCTGCTGGACAGGTTCGCGGCGGCCGGGCTGC contains these protein-coding regions:
- a CDS encoding HNH endonuclease signature motif containing protein codes for the protein MIDALEQAEAAVVACFDTPVWAAGERDLVAALDAAHRLEQRLAAVKLALVRELDGRGTATAQGASSTAVWLRDRLRLPVGAARRLVELAATLDTAPPAVRDALAGGAVDVAQVRVIADTVQTVHTAAGTQAADKAVGVLVNWAAQFDATQLRRLGTRILDHVAPEVADAATEAALRAQESRTTRDRHITISEQTDGRLRLTGILDTETAAALRAAIDPLTTPTGPDDARTPGQRRHDALADVCRLALRTSDLPENGGDPAQLVVTTSFDGLTRQLSAGALDTGLQLTPEAVRRLACDAAILPAILNGAGQPLDVGRQRRLITGPLRRALVLRDRGCAFPGCDRPPRWCDAHHIRHWADGGTTSLDNAVLLCGHHHRHIHRSDWAVQLGRDGHPEFTPPAWLDPDQLPRRNHYHRRR
- a CDS encoding inositol-3-phosphate synthase — encoded protein: MKVAVVGVGNNTSALVQGLALYRDSGSLVGIRRPVIDGLGVGDIDIVAAFATSAEKIGRDLTEAIFLPPNNFPRLDCDLPSAGVPVTKGLVDASEVPRVAAALAGAEVLLYSAPSGRPETARAYAEAAHTAGVAFINTTADPVARDPRLLDRFAAAGLPLIGDDLASQFGTSVLHNALLRLLAERGLTLVSSYQVNLGGTEDFRNLVENPNTKAQSKLNALSAADKVQVAPLGYLSQLKSQKVAHLNLEAQGWGGTAVSVDVKLTVHDPSGAAGVNIDLIRLAASALRTGQGGYRAEAASLLKSPPGTAI